acaaattttatacatctctctcgtagtttcataaactacgagagagatataagttttataaacaaatttatttttattttgtcatatgaagaaatgttcaaaatataaattgtacatcatgatgagttatacaaatttgtagttgaaaactttttaatttaaattaatttactactttaaaatgtgatttttaaattgtttttgcctagtgttgaaaaaaagcactcggcaaagagctctttgccgagtgttatatttttgacactcgacaaagaagctctttgccgagtgttttatttttgacaagtgttttttgacactcggcaaagagcttttttgccgagtgttttcttttaccgagggttttttgcgtggcactcggcaaagagcttctttgccgagtgtccgaaaaaaacactcggcaaaaatatttggtactcggcaaagagccaaattccggtagtgcgACCACAGAGACACGACGGTCGGCGAAGGTCCATAGATTTGACATGATTTTTTTTAAATGGTCTAAAAACTATTTTACCAAATGACTTTACTTCTTAAAAAATGTTTTTAACGAATATAGTACTGGTGCGTTTTGTCCAATATAAAAAAGATTAGATATTACTTACTTAATGTCATTCAATTTGTGGCCTAATAAGAGAAAAATTAATACGTAAGCAACATCTAATCTAGTTTTTTAGGAACAAATCATGTCTCATCCATGTCATTCTCTTTTCTTACTTTTCTCTCACTTTTTTTGTCCACCGAGTCTACAACCATAACCAAAATGCATTTGTTTTGTACATGAATTTTGTTTCGAGTTCTACACCATATAGGGCCACATCACTGACCTCCCCTCGAAGCTCCTAGCCCTCGTCTTCAATCTGCTCCTAGCCCTCGTCTTCAATCTGCTCAGCTCCGGTGACCGCAAACATTATTCCCTCTGTGTCATTGATGGTATTCATAAAAGCCGCCTCCCACCTCCGAGTTTATTGGAGCTGAGGTATCCCGAACGGCGGGCTTCGGAAGTTAGGTACCCCCAACCTTGCAATTGGAACCTTAGTATTATAATACACTTCTGTTTGGAAATTTGTCATCGTGGGCAATTTTATCCGTCACCGGCTGCTGTtacgttgaaggtttggatttcccgttcgTCAAAACGGATCAGCCTTCCTCTATTATTCAGAACGGATCGCGAGCTCGCTCGCTCCTTTCTTCCTCTTCGTCTCTGTCCGGCTCCCCAACTGATTCCGGCGCTCCCCTCGCCGGACTGATTCCTCTCCGTCTCTCCGTCTCCGTCTCTTTCTTCGTCCCAATGGAAACTCCGACAGTCCCCTCGCCGGACGAACTCTCGCTGGACCTCGCAGTCCACGCAGCCGGCGAGGTAGCCTCGTCGTTGCCTCCAGGCGATGTCGTAGGCAGCGACACAGGGCTGAGCCTCAATCCGTCGCCGTTCGTCGATGCTGCTCTGACGATCGCCGACGTTGACAACTTTTGGTTGGAGGCACCACTAGATTGTCGTGAAGATCCTATTGAAACGGTAACTGATTTGGCACCATTCTGTTTGTGCGCAGTGGTCAACAATTTCTGTTTGTGAATGACATGAAAATGTAGTCAACATTTTCTGTTTGTGCCCAGCTGTCAACAATTTCTGCCAACTGCTGTTTCTGTTTGTGCCCATGCGATGTCAACTTGACTGGGCCAAAATTATTCAGTTAACAGTTAACTTGACTGCTCCTCATAATTTTTGTAGGGCACTGTCAATTTTCAGTTAACAGTGTTTGACCCATCGCAAGTATTTGATTTTGAGGGTATTGGACCTGATCTTCGATGGGATGAAGAAGGGCCTCAACATGTACCCAGTGAGTTAGCTATGTATTCGAAACTTGGATTGGCGGCTGAAGATGAACGAGAAAACAAAGAGAGAGAGGAGGCTTCTAATCATTGTGGTCATTCAAATAATCCAAATGAGTTTGGAGTTGATTCTTCATCCTCCATGCCCTGTGTTGATTTTTTGCCAAACGAGAGTAGAGTTTTGTATGATTCTAACCATCCAGTCATGGCGGTTGGCTGCATGTATCCATCTATGGCTGAATTCAGACTTGCTATGAGACAGTATGCCATAGAAAAAGAGTTTGAGTTAGGCATTGAGGCTAGTACCCCGAAGAAATACAGAGGATTTTGTCGAGGTGGTGATTGTCCTTGGAGCATACATGCAAGAATTGAGAGGGCTGGGTCACCTACCATAATTGTACGGTTTTGTCAAAGTTTTAATTTTGTTGAAGTTTTTTTATGCCTTAGTAGTAATGTGCATTTCATTTATACTTCTGTAGGTGACTGTGATGAATGATCATCACACTTGCACTTCTAGTGGCCGGAGGAGGACAAGCACACCAACCAGTGCTTGGGTTGCTGCTAAAGCTTTACCTATCCTTGCGAAGAAACCACACACAGGTGCAAAGGATTTACAGACTTTCCTTCAAGATACATACAAGTGCACCATTTCTTATGATACAGTTTGGTATGGAAAAGAGAAAGCCTTGAAGGAGTTGTTTGGGACTTGGGAAGAGAGTTTCCAACTTCTATTCTCTTGGAAGGAGGTTGTATTGCAGAGGTCACCTGATAGTGTCATTGAAATTGATGCACGTGTTGAGGATGGCAGAGTTTATTTTAGTAGGTTCTTCTGTGCACTTGGCCCTTGTATTAGTGGTTCCTTACATGGATGCAGACCTTACTTGAGTGTTGATTCGACAACTTTGAATGGTAGGTGGAATGGTCACCTACCATCTGCAACAGCCGTCGACGGCCACAACTGGATGTTCCCTGTTGCATATGGATTCTTTGAGTCCGAAACAGAGGACAACTGGCATTGGTTCCTTCTACAGTTACGCAAGGCCATCAGGGATTTACCTAACCTAGCATTGTGTTCTGATGCTTGCAAAGGGCTAACAAATGCAATGAAGGATGTTTTTCCAGAAGCTGAGAAAAGAGAGTGTTTTCGGCACCTAATGAACAATTATGTCAAGCAATATGCTGGATCAGAATACATGTACCCTGCTGCCAGGGCGTACAAGGCAGAAGTATATGACATGTACATTGCAAATGTCAGAAGCAATCCTGATATTGCTGCTTGGTTAGATAGGTTCCATTCCTTGTTGTGGTACCGAAGTGCATTCAACCCTACTATCAAATGCGACTATgtaacaaataacattgctgaggtgTTCAATAACTGGATAAAGGACTACAAGGACCTCCCTGTTTGTGACCTGGCTGACAAAATTAGGATAATGATCATGTAACTATTCTACAAGAGGAGGCGGATAGGAAGGAGGTTGGAGGGAAAGATTTTACCTTCTATCATAGCACAACTCAATGCAAGAACTAGAGGACTTGGACACTTGGAGGTCATAAAAGGCGATGACTATGTTGCAGAGGTGAGAGACAATGGTGATTGTTTTTCTAGATATGTGGTGAAGGCTCATCTTAGAGAATGTTCATGTAAGGAATGGCAACATACAGGGAAGCCCTGCCACCATGCATTATGTCTAATTACCGCACAGCAATATAGAAATGTAATGATGGAGGAGTTTGTCGACGATTACTACTCAGTTGACATGTTTAGGAAAGCTTATGAGAGATTGGTGGAGCCAATTGAAAGCAAATTATTTTGGCCAAAAGTGGATTTTGCAAAGGAGGTTGGTGCTCCACTAGGCAAGAGAGGCGTGGGACGTCAAAGGAAAAATAGGTTCAAGAGTTGTCTAGAAGGTGGGAGTAGTAAGAAAAAGCCTGCCAACGAAAGGGAGAAAGCTAAGAAGATTATTCGAGGCAAATTCAAGTGCCCTAATTGTGGGGAGTTAGGGCATAGGAAGACTAGCTACAAATGCCTCCTAAATGGAACGAAGAAAAGGTACTCTTATAATCTCATATTTGTTTTTATAAATTAATTTTGGTTGTTTATCTAATAATCATCTGCACAGGAAAAGGAAACCAAGAAAGAACTCAACAAAGAAATGGTTTCCTAAGGAGCCAGCTGAAGCTTCTTCATCACAGCCAGAACTAGGGCATTCTGGTCAACACCAACTTGTCTCCACTGATGTTCCAGAAGAAATAGTTGGTACTACCCCACAGAGGAGAGTGAGGTGTGCTGTCAAAAAGAAGATTACTCCGAAGAAGAAGATCTGCTTCTGAGTAGCTGCTTAAGTATGGCAGTTGTGTCTGTATTTTAAGTATGAATTATGGCAGTTGTGTTTGTATTTTAAGTATGAATTATGGCAGTAGTTTCTGGCAGCTCTTACAGGCAACAACTCCTTCAGTTTGTGCCCAGGTGTACTGCTGTTTGTGCCCAGGTGTACTGCTGTTTCTGGCAGCTCTTACAGGCAACAACTCCTTCAGTTGCTTACTCTCCCTTACAGTAGAATGAAAAGACAGTAGATCTCTGTTTGTGGTAGTGAACAATTTATGCTTGTATTCTCTGAACAAATCTTATGTGCTGTGAACAATTTCTGTGCAATATAGTGTTGTCCAAAAAGCTCATTTCTGTTTGTGCTCATTTCTGTACAAAATACTGCTCATTTCTGTTTGTGCTCAATTGTGTTCGTGCTCCAGTTTAGTTAGCTTATTGGCTGCCAGATTTGGTATGGCTGCCATATTTGTGCTCATTTCTGTTTGTGCTCATTTCTGTACAAAATGCACATAAATGACCAATTTCACTTAACTGCCAGAAATGAGCATTTTCAGTTCAGCCATACTAAAAACGCCTGAACACAAGGCAGTAGAGATATTTGGGCTGCTTACCGACGCCTGAAAACAGATGACTGAAAACAGATGACTGAACACAAGCTGAACACAGGCGTCGGTTCAGTTCACTCATACTGCCAGATTTTCTAGATCGTTTCAGTCACAAGCTGCCAGTCACAAGCTGTTCTAATTTAACTGTTGTCCTTTTCAGTCACAAGCTGCCAGTCAAATACAATGTGTACATCACAAGTTGTTCTAATTTCAACCATCACATGCTAGATCGTTTCACACATAGTACAAGTTCAAGATACATTATGGCCGAAACCAAGTTGAACTAAAAATACATCATGAACTACAAGTCTCACAAAATACATTGCCAATAGAATACTACATCAAATTAAAACATGGCTATTGTCCAAGAGGCAACTCTATCACAGACAAATAGCTCAGATAGGCTCACTTCATATAGGGCCCTTCATACGGCGGTCAGGGATCTCATCGGAGTCAAAAGAAGAGTTGTCCTCATCCGAACCACACTGCTTAGTACAATCACAATGAACATCAGCTTTGAAATCATCGTACATTCCAAGGGCTTCATAATCCTCAAGTAGAGGTCGCGGACCAATAAGAACTTCCTCCAAATCCCTGCTCATAGTGTCTAGACCTTTTGCAATTTCAGTAACATCACTCATGGCATTAATCAAGCAATTCTTGTGCAACATATCCAAATACTCAGGCACATGATTGCGGCGGCTCAACTTCCTCAACTCATCGGCAGATAATTGCATCTGTCTAATGGCGTCTAAAAGACCATCCCAAACTCGATTATATCTCTGCGCCTACAACCAAATGAATAATGAGATTCAATATCAAATTAGTATTGACTGTTACTACAATAACACATTATGTTATTTACAGTAAATCATACCGGATCATGTGTCCTACATAATCGATGGCGTGGACGTAATCTACTAGTGCCATAATCAATCTTGCTCATGTCGACGATGCCTGTGTGCCTACTCCCTTCTGCACCTTCTGCGACAACTTTGCGTGTGTCGGCCCTAGCAGCTCCAGATCCGATAGGAATGGATCTTGGAGATTTCTCCATGGCCGCGGGGAAGGACCTACGACGACCTGCTCAAGATTGAGTCCAATTCAGTTAGCTTCAGTCAGTCAAATTTCTGAAAACCGAACTCTGAAAATGATACTGAGTTATGGTTCAGTTAGCTTCAGTTTCTGAAAACCGAGTTCAGTTTTCAGAGCATGCCAGTTTTCTGTAAAAGCTTCTGCTAATCTGTGGGGTATATTTTGCACAGGATTTTTAGCCTTTTTTGCTGTTCAATAAATTGTAGTCTTTGGGATTAATCTGCGTTAAATAAATAATTATTTGAGCTAGTTCCTTGAGATTCTGTGAGCTGGATGCAGTCCAAAATGTTCAGTTATCTTCAGTTTTTACAGAACAGAAACTGCATTTTTTAGATTTTACTACACCAAAATGTTCTGCCGAGCACCATGGAGAGGAGCAGGAGTGAGAGGGGCGCCACGGAAGAGAAATGGGCACTCCAGAGGATACCTTGGAGAGGAGcgccgtcgaggaggagcggtcgTCGAGGAGGAGCGCTCGTCGGGGAGAACTGGATCGCCTAAGGAGAGCAGCGCTCGGGGAAGAAGAGCGCCCGTAGATCCGTTGTAAGAAACGGAATGTCGTAGAAACGAGGATTACTGGGCTAAATCTGACGCAGTTACAATACTATAATTCGGATTGCGCTGTTGGAGATACTGATTTTCAGAAGCCAAGTGTTCGGGATATCACGGTTCCAAAAAAACTCCCCACCTCCACCTTGCGCTTGACACCAGGGCTGTCCACGGCCTCATTATTTATTGTCGCGACCGACCACAAAGACACGACGGTCGGCGAAGGGCCATAGATTTGACAGGGTTTTTAAAAAAAATAGTCTAAAAGCTATTTTACCAAATGACTTTACTTCTTAAAAAAGATGTTTTAACGAATATAGTACTGGTGCGGTTTGTCCCATATAAAAAAATTTGATATTACTTACTTAATGCCTTTCAATTTGTGGCCTAATAAGAGAAAATTTAATACGTAAGCAACATCTAATCTAGTTTTTTTAGGAACAAATCATGTCTCATCCATCTCATTCTCTTTTCTTActtttctctcacctttatttgtCCCCCGACTGTACAACCATAACCAAAATTTTCACCTTCGATCTATTGACAGTAAAAAACAAATCAAGTATTATACGAGACATTTTAAACGATGCGAAGTTACAAACAGAGCCAATAATCCGCTGGCTTCAATCACGTTGGCAGCCTACTTGACCGGTGAGTAGGGAGGCACCGGCGTAAGCAACGGCTGACCGGAGAAGAATGCTTCGAGGTTGGCGATGGCGTGGTCTCGCAGGTCCGACATGGACTCCGCCGTGAAAACCGCCACATGAGGCGTCATGACCACGTTGTCCATGGAGAAGAACTCG
This portion of the Zea mays cultivar B73 chromosome 2, Zm-B73-REFERENCE-NAM-5.0, whole genome shotgun sequence genome encodes:
- the LOC118476345 gene encoding uncharacterized protein; the encoded protein is MMEEFVDDYYSVDMFRKAYERLVEPIESKLFWPKVDFAKEVGAPLGKRGVGRQRKNRFKSCLEGGSSKKKPANEREKAKKIIRGKFKCPNCGELGHRKTSYKCLLNGTKKRKRKPRKNSTKKWFPKEPAEASSSQPELGHSGQHQLVSTDVPEEIVGTTPQRRVRCAVKKKITPKKKICF